In one Hymenobacter sp. DG25B genomic region, the following are encoded:
- a CDS encoding efflux RND transporter permease subunit: protein MWSKLALFIIKNRRLLVLLLAAITVFMGWQARKVEMTYDFAQVVSPTDPDMVYFQRFKRTFGEDGNVLVLGMQDSSVYRLGNFNELRILTDTLNKVEGVSGVLSVTKLLRLAKDTTTQSFRASPIFRRFPQTQTELDSLMRVVNRQEFYKGQLISPTTGATLLALTMDPKYLNSSRRESVMKEILGHAERFQQKTGIRLHYAGLPYVRATMTTKVAGEMKFFVGLTVVMMALTLLMFFRTWSAVVFPLLIVLVVVVWCLGSMVLLGYKINLLTGLIPSIIIVIGIPNCTYLLSRYHYDYRKSGNQVLAMTRVIRKIGLVTLMNNTTTAIGFVVFCFTNIAILYQFGLVATINIFAAFIVSFILMPIVFTYLPPPTAKQLEHLEAKPLTKLLEFFDYLVLERRGTVYLIAAALVTLSVFGISKVKSVSYMVDDLPKDSSVNSDLKFFEQHFNGVMPLEIVVDTGKKKGILKLKNLEKIDRLERFLRTQPVLTTPVSIVTFLKASTQAFYNDDPQYYRLPDNSEKNFILSYLARSQKKGGSMDSKLLRSFIDSTGQQARISLKIADIGSRNLDTLLTRQIQPQIRQIFNGTGMDVKMTGTTMLFTKGNDYLIGTLKESLILAFVLVGLVVMILFRSIRAVFFTLLPNLVTLLLTGGLMGYFGIPLKPSTALIFSIALGIDGDNSIHLLAKFRQELAVNGRRVRAAISTTLSEAGTSMIYTSIVLFLGFSVFAFSEFGGTKALGLLMSASLLITNFSNLILLPALLVTFEHGKDETIDNSLIQHYDDSYLVEDDDLELDLARITVQPKEA, encoded by the coding sequence ATGTGGAGTAAACTCGCCTTATTCATCATCAAGAACCGGCGGCTTCTGGTCCTGCTCCTGGCCGCTATAACCGTGTTTATGGGCTGGCAGGCCCGCAAAGTCGAGATGACCTACGACTTTGCCCAGGTGGTGTCGCCCACCGACCCGGACATGGTGTATTTCCAGCGCTTCAAGCGCACGTTTGGCGAGGATGGCAACGTGCTGGTGCTGGGCATGCAGGACAGCTCGGTGTACCGGCTGGGCAACTTCAACGAGTTGCGCATCCTCACCGATACCCTGAATAAAGTAGAAGGTGTGAGCGGGGTGCTGAGCGTTACCAAGCTCCTGAGGCTGGCCAAAGACACCACCACGCAGAGCTTCCGGGCCAGCCCCATCTTCCGGCGCTTCCCCCAGACCCAAACGGAGCTGGACTCGCTGATGCGGGTGGTCAACCGCCAGGAGTTCTACAAAGGCCAGCTGATTTCGCCTACCACCGGCGCCACGCTGCTGGCCCTCACCATGGACCCCAAGTACCTGAACTCCTCCCGGCGGGAGTCGGTGATGAAGGAGATTCTGGGCCACGCCGAGCGGTTTCAGCAGAAAACCGGCATCCGGCTGCACTACGCCGGCCTGCCTTATGTGCGCGCCACCATGACCACCAAAGTGGCCGGCGAAATGAAGTTTTTCGTGGGCCTCACGGTGGTCATGATGGCCCTCACGCTGCTCATGTTCTTCCGCACGTGGTCGGCGGTGGTGTTTCCGCTGCTCATTGTACTGGTGGTGGTGGTCTGGTGTCTGGGCTCCATGGTACTGCTGGGCTACAAGATTAACCTGCTCACGGGCCTGATTCCCAGTATTATCATCGTCATCGGGATACCCAACTGCACCTACCTGCTCAGTCGCTACCACTACGACTATCGAAAATCCGGGAATCAGGTGCTGGCCATGACGCGCGTTATCCGCAAAATCGGGCTCGTCACGCTCATGAACAACACCACCACGGCTATTGGCTTTGTGGTGTTCTGCTTCACTAATATTGCCATTCTGTATCAGTTTGGGCTGGTGGCCACCATCAACATCTTCGCGGCCTTCATTGTCTCGTTTATTCTGATGCCCATTGTGTTTACCTACCTGCCGCCGCCCACGGCCAAGCAGCTGGAACACCTGGAAGCCAAGCCCCTGACCAAGCTGCTGGAGTTTTTCGATTACCTGGTGCTGGAGCGCCGCGGCACGGTATATCTGATAGCCGCTGCCCTGGTAACGCTCTCCGTTTTCGGTATTTCCAAGGTGAAATCGGTGTCCTACATGGTAGATGACCTGCCCAAGGATTCGTCCGTCAACTCCGACCTCAAGTTCTTCGAGCAGCACTTCAATGGCGTGATGCCCCTGGAAATTGTGGTGGATACCGGCAAGAAAAAGGGCATTCTGAAGCTGAAAAACTTGGAGAAGATAGACCGGCTGGAGCGGTTTCTGCGCACCCAACCCGTGCTCACCACGCCCGTCAGCATCGTGACGTTCCTGAAGGCCTCCACCCAGGCTTTCTACAACGACGACCCCCAGTACTACCGCCTGCCCGATAACTCGGAGAAGAACTTTATCCTGAGCTACCTGGCCCGCTCCCAGAAAAAGGGCGGCTCTATGGACAGCAAGCTACTGCGCTCCTTTATTGACTCCACGGGCCAGCAGGCCCGCATTTCGCTGAAAATTGCCGACATCGGCTCCCGCAACCTCGATACCCTGCTCACGCGCCAGATTCAGCCCCAGATCCGGCAAATCTTCAATGGCACGGGCATGGATGTGAAGATGACGGGCACCACCATGCTCTTCACCAAGGGCAACGATTATCTGATTGGTACCCTGAAGGAAAGCCTGATTCTGGCCTTTGTGCTGGTGGGTCTGGTGGTCATGATTCTGTTCCGCAGCATCCGGGCGGTGTTCTTCACCCTGCTGCCCAACCTGGTTACGCTGCTGCTCACGGGCGGCCTGATGGGCTATTTCGGCATTCCGCTGAAGCCCAGCACCGCGCTTATCTTCAGCATTGCGCTGGGTATTGATGGCGACAACTCCATTCACCTGCTGGCCAAGTTCCGGCAGGAGCTGGCCGTGAACGGTCGCCGCGTGCGCGCCGCCATCAGCACTACCCTCAGCGAAGCGGGCACCAGCATGATTTACACCAGCATTGTGCTGTTCCTGGGCTTTTCAGTGTTTGCCTTCTCCGAGTTTGGCGGCACCAAGGCCCTGGGCCTGCTGATGTCGGCCTCTTTGTTGATTACCAATTTCTCCAACCTGATTCTGCTGCCCGCGTTGCTGGTTACCTTCGAGCACGGCAAGGATGAAACCATTGATAACTCGCTGATTCAGCACTACGATGATTCGTACCTGGTAGAAGACGACGACCTGGAGCTAGACCTTGCCCGCATCACGGTTCAGCCGAAAGAAGCTTAA
- the ileS gene encoding isoleucine--tRNA ligase → MNYPEYKQPLNYGQVGTDILAWWKQNGIFEKSVSTREGQPTFVFYEGPPSANGAPGIHHVMARTVKDIFCRYQTLLGKQVHRKGGWDTHGLPIELQVEKELGITKEDIGKKISIEDYNQRCRETVMRFKAQWDDLTEKMGYWVDLDDPYITFEPEYIESCWALLKKLYDKGLLYKGYTIQPYSPAAGTGLSSHELNQPGTYRDVKDTTIVAQFKVKRDEKSEKLFGNVKLDEVPLAALYGDAASEPEVYILAWTTTPWTLPANTGLAVGKNIPYVLISTFNPYTYAPIRVVLAEALVGKYFTEKGKDASFEDFKPGDKVLPWRIESTFKGADLVGINYERLFGQDQGYPAFEGEENAFRVIPGDFVTTEDGTGIVHISPTFGADDFRVAQQNDVPALLLADADGKLTPIVDRTGRYVPQMGEFGGRWVKNYDGHDQSGADYKTLDESIAIRMKGDGTAFKVEKYEHTYPHCWRTDKPVLYYPLDSWFIKTTAVKDRLIELNKTINWKPESTGTGRFGNWLENLVDWNLSRSRYWGTPLPIWRTQDGSEEICIGSIEQLNAEIEKAVAAEVMTHNPYKKVDDNWVMAVGEQSTTKKIDLHRPYVDDIFLVSPSGLPMYRETDLIDVWFDSGAMPYAQWHYPLENKEKFEKNFPADFIAEGVDQTRGWFFTLHALAVMLEDSVAFKNVMANGLVLDKNGNKMSKRLGNAVDPFATISQYGPDATRWYMIANAQPWDNLKFDLAGITEVQRRFFGTLFNTYSFYALYANLDGFQAREFDRVPHAELSELDRWILSKLQSLILEVRGHYDSYDPTKAARAIQDFVTDQLSNWHVRLSRRRFWKGELTQDKRAAYETLQECLVVVAQLMAPIAPFFAEWLYKNMTDAMREEAVAKNTPLAPESVHLTLLVQADESRIDKALEESMDLAQRISSLTHSLRKKSSIKVRQPLARIAVPVLESDSETHKLIERVRELILAEVNVKDIEYPFGSTDIFVKSVKPNFKRLGQQYGAKLKAVGARIQQMTQEEINELDKTGQLNVEVDGQAITLSSEDVEMRFVDVFGWLVASDGPLTVALDVTLTDELRQEGVARELVNRLQNLRKDSGLEVQDKIRVTLGQQPELEAAVQSFGDYIREEVQALALNFAADVNGGSVLEFDEYKVPVQLEVANG, encoded by the coding sequence ATGAACTACCCCGAATACAAGCAGCCGCTCAACTACGGCCAGGTCGGCACCGATATCCTGGCGTGGTGGAAGCAGAACGGCATCTTTGAGAAAAGCGTGAGCACCCGCGAAGGGCAGCCCACCTTCGTGTTTTACGAAGGTCCGCCTTCGGCCAACGGCGCCCCCGGTATTCACCACGTGATGGCGCGCACCGTGAAGGATATTTTCTGCCGCTATCAGACCTTGCTGGGCAAGCAGGTGCACCGCAAAGGCGGCTGGGACACCCACGGCCTGCCCATTGAGCTGCAGGTAGAAAAAGAGCTGGGCATCACGAAGGAGGATATCGGCAAGAAAATCAGCATTGAGGACTACAACCAGCGCTGCCGCGAAACCGTGATGCGCTTTAAAGCCCAGTGGGACGACCTCACCGAGAAAATGGGCTATTGGGTAGACCTCGATGACCCCTACATCACCTTCGAGCCGGAATACATTGAAAGCTGCTGGGCCCTGCTCAAAAAGCTCTACGACAAAGGCCTGCTCTACAAAGGCTACACCATTCAGCCCTATTCGCCGGCCGCCGGCACGGGCCTGTCCTCGCACGAGCTGAACCAGCCCGGCACCTACCGTGACGTGAAGGACACGACCATCGTGGCCCAGTTCAAGGTGAAACGCGACGAGAAATCGGAAAAACTGTTTGGCAATGTAAAGCTGGATGAAGTGCCCCTGGCGGCGCTGTATGGTGATGCCGCCTCGGAGCCCGAGGTGTATATCCTGGCTTGGACCACTACCCCCTGGACGTTGCCGGCCAACACCGGTCTGGCCGTGGGCAAGAACATTCCCTACGTGCTGATAAGCACCTTCAACCCCTATACCTACGCGCCCATTCGGGTAGTGCTGGCGGAGGCCTTGGTAGGGAAATATTTCACTGAGAAGGGCAAGGATGCATCATTTGAAGACTTCAAGCCCGGCGACAAAGTACTGCCCTGGCGCATCGAAAGCACCTTCAAAGGCGCTGACCTGGTCGGCATCAACTACGAGCGGCTATTCGGTCAAGACCAAGGGTATCCGGCTTTCGAAGGGGAGGAAAACGCCTTCCGCGTGATTCCCGGCGACTTTGTAACCACCGAGGACGGTACCGGCATTGTGCATATCTCGCCTACGTTTGGTGCCGATGACTTCCGGGTAGCGCAGCAGAACGATGTGCCGGCTTTGCTGTTGGCTGATGCTGACGGCAAGCTCACGCCCATTGTAGACCGTACCGGCCGCTACGTGCCCCAAATGGGCGAATTTGGCGGGCGTTGGGTAAAAAACTACGACGGCCACGACCAGTCCGGCGCCGACTACAAAACGCTGGACGAAAGCATTGCCATCCGCATGAAAGGCGACGGCACGGCTTTCAAAGTGGAGAAGTACGAGCATACCTACCCGCACTGCTGGCGCACCGATAAGCCCGTTCTCTACTACCCGCTTGACTCCTGGTTTATTAAGACCACGGCGGTGAAAGACCGGCTCATCGAGCTCAACAAAACTATCAACTGGAAACCCGAAAGCACCGGCACCGGCCGCTTCGGTAACTGGCTGGAAAACCTGGTGGACTGGAACCTGAGCCGCTCGCGCTACTGGGGCACGCCCCTGCCCATCTGGCGCACCCAGGATGGCTCGGAGGAAATCTGCATCGGCAGCATCGAGCAGCTCAATGCTGAAATCGAGAAGGCCGTAGCCGCCGAAGTCATGACCCACAACCCCTACAAAAAGGTGGATGATAACTGGGTGATGGCCGTTGGAGAACAATCAACCACCAAAAAAATCGACCTGCACCGGCCCTACGTGGATGATATTTTCCTCGTTTCGCCCTCTGGCTTGCCCATGTACCGCGAAACCGACCTCATTGACGTGTGGTTTGATAGCGGCGCCATGCCTTACGCCCAGTGGCACTACCCGCTGGAGAATAAGGAGAAGTTTGAGAAGAATTTCCCCGCTGATTTCATTGCCGAAGGCGTGGACCAGACCCGGGGCTGGTTCTTCACCCTGCACGCGCTGGCCGTGATGCTGGAGGACTCCGTGGCGTTCAAAAACGTAATGGCTAACGGCCTGGTGCTGGATAAAAACGGCAACAAGATGAGCAAGCGCCTCGGCAACGCCGTGGATCCGTTTGCCACCATCAGCCAGTACGGCCCCGATGCCACCCGCTGGTACATGATTGCCAACGCCCAGCCCTGGGACAACCTCAAGTTCGACCTGGCCGGCATTACGGAAGTGCAGCGCCGCTTCTTCGGCACGCTGTTCAACACCTACTCGTTCTATGCCCTCTACGCCAACCTCGACGGCTTCCAGGCCCGCGAGTTTGACCGGGTGCCGCACGCGGAATTAAGTGAGCTGGACCGCTGGATTCTCTCCAAGCTCCAGTCGCTCATCTTGGAAGTACGCGGCCACTACGACTCCTACGACCCCACCAAAGCCGCCCGTGCCATCCAGGATTTTGTTACCGATCAGCTCTCCAACTGGCACGTGCGCCTCTCGCGCCGCCGTTTCTGGAAGGGCGAGCTGACCCAGGACAAGCGCGCCGCCTATGAGACCCTGCAGGAATGCCTGGTAGTGGTGGCCCAACTCATGGCTCCCATTGCGCCCTTCTTCGCTGAATGGCTCTACAAGAACATGACGGACGCCATGCGCGAGGAAGCCGTAGCCAAAAACACGCCCCTGGCGCCCGAATCGGTGCACCTCACGCTGCTGGTGCAGGCCGATGAGTCGCGCATCGATAAGGCGCTGGAGGAAAGCATGGATTTAGCTCAACGTATCTCCTCGCTCACGCACTCTCTACGAAAGAAGTCCAGTATCAAGGTCCGTCAACCTTTGGCGCGGATTGCGGTACCAGTTTTGGAATCGGATTCTGAGACTCATAAGCTAATTGAGAGAGTAAGAGAGTTAATTCTGGCTGAAGTAAACGTAAAGGATATTGAGTATCCGTTTGGTTCTACCGACATATTCGTGAAGTCAGTAAAGCCCAATTTTAAAAGACTTGGTCAGCAATATGGTGCTAAACTGAAAGCAGTAGGTGCTCGAATCCAGCAAATGACTCAAGAGGAAATCAATGAACTTGATAAAACAGGTCAATTGAACGTTGAGGTCGATGGACAAGCAATTACACTTTCTAGTGAAGATGTAGAAATGCGTTTTGTTGATGTTTTTGGCTGGCTAGTAGCTTCTGATGGCCCGCTGACGGTGGCCCTGGATGTGACCCTGACCGACGAGCTGCGCCAGGAAGGCGTGGCCCGCGAGCTGGTGAACCGCCTGCAGAACCTGCGCAAAGACAGCGGCCTGGAAGTGCAGGACAAAATCCGCGTGACCCTGGGCCAGCAGCCCGAGCTGGAAGCCGCCGTGCAGTCGTTCGGCGACTACATCCGCGAGGAAGTGCAGGCCCTGGCCCTGAATTTCGCGGCTGATGTAAACGGCGGTTCCGTGCTGGAATTTGATGAGTATAAGGTGCCGGTACAGCTGGAAGTTGCAAACGGCTGA
- a CDS encoding lipoprotein signal peptidase, with protein MKYWKYYLVALLVILIDQLSKWAVHRYMPMGMPGEIPLLGDWFKLHYTLNPGMAFGVELPPPYGKILLTSFRLVAVTGIAYYIYKLWKQHAPNGFIVCVAMILGGAIGNVIDSIFYGVIYDNAPFGAPTPWFHGQVIDMLYVDIYEGFLPMSWPLVGGSHVSLWPIFNIADAAIFVGVMLILVFQNRFFGHHQQAHPLAADDVAAAQARHDAEASEVA; from the coding sequence ATGAAGTACTGGAAATACTACCTGGTGGCACTGCTGGTCATCCTGATTGATCAGCTCTCGAAGTGGGCCGTGCACCGCTATATGCCCATGGGGATGCCCGGCGAAATTCCTCTGCTCGGCGACTGGTTTAAGCTGCACTACACGCTGAATCCGGGCATGGCTTTCGGAGTAGAGCTGCCGCCGCCCTACGGCAAAATCCTGCTCACCAGCTTCCGTTTGGTAGCCGTCACGGGCATTGCCTACTACATCTACAAGCTCTGGAAGCAGCACGCGCCTAATGGCTTTATTGTGTGCGTGGCCATGATTCTGGGCGGCGCCATCGGCAACGTCATCGACTCCATTTTCTACGGCGTTATCTACGACAATGCTCCCTTTGGCGCGCCTACGCCCTGGTTTCACGGGCAGGTGATAGATATGCTGTACGTGGATATCTACGAAGGCTTTCTGCCTATGTCCTGGCCACTGGTAGGAGGTTCGCACGTGTCGCTCTGGCCTATTTTCAACATTGCAGACGCCGCCATTTTTGTGGGCGTAATGCTGATTCTGGTGTTCCAGAACCGCTTTTTCGGGCATCATCAGCAAGCCCATCCGTTGGCCGCCGATGATGTAGCCGCCGCCCAGGCCCGCCACGACGCCGAAGCCTCCGAAGTAGCCTAA
- a CDS encoding ABC transporter ATP-binding protein produces the protein MSQPILSVRNLTIDFASHRGNTRAVDSISFELKRGETLAIVGESGSGKSVTSLALMGLIPLPPGRITTGEAWFQSEALGKVDLLKLTDKELQQVRGNDISMIFQEPMTSLNPVYTCGSQVVEALRLHTKLNEKEAEARTVELFTMAQLPRPEKIFKSYPHEISGGQKQRVMIAMAMACNPAILIADEPTTALDVTVQARMLRLIDDLRREHNTAVIFITHDLGVVAEIADRILVMYRGRVVEQGAVLDIFTNPQHPYTKGLLACRPKLSVGRKRLPVVADFMQETADGSFITTETASVQLPIAETGESSYNGAETTKTFPVEHSVSRPNEPVFGLETAPTAESGLPLPAEAAGVPMVTEPQDIPANRPVSQPPKVEVEDVSEQPQSGLAANPAAPKPKPLLQVENLNVHFPIRKGFLRRKTEYVRAVDGVSFDIYPGETVGLVGESGCGKTTLGRTLLRLVEPTSGSMLFEGVDLAKLPAGELRRRRREFQMVFQDPYAALNPMMTIGEAILEPMRVHSVGGTRQQQKARVLELLRTVGLKEEHYLRYPHEFSGGQRQRICIARALALQPKCIICDEAVSALDVSVQAQVLNLLNDLKREFGITYLFITHDLSVARFMSDRILVMRQGQIVESGPAAEVYANPQHEYTRQLLAAIPKDEPADIRAAVASRA, from the coding sequence GTGTCTCAGCCCATTCTCTCCGTTCGTAACCTCACTATTGACTTCGCCAGCCACCGCGGCAACACGCGGGCCGTGGATAGTATCTCGTTTGAGCTGAAAAGGGGCGAAACGCTGGCTATTGTGGGCGAGTCGGGCTCGGGCAAATCGGTGACGTCTTTGGCTTTGATGGGGCTGATTCCGCTGCCGCCCGGCCGTATTACTACCGGCGAAGCCTGGTTTCAGTCGGAAGCGCTGGGGAAGGTGGACCTGCTAAAGCTGACCGATAAAGAGTTGCAGCAGGTGCGCGGCAACGACATCAGCATGATTTTTCAGGAGCCGATGACCTCCCTGAACCCCGTGTATACCTGCGGTAGCCAGGTGGTAGAGGCCCTGCGCCTCCACACTAAGCTCAACGAAAAAGAAGCCGAAGCCCGCACCGTGGAGCTGTTCACCATGGCCCAACTGCCCCGCCCGGAAAAGATCTTCAAAAGCTACCCCCACGAAATCAGCGGCGGCCAGAAGCAGCGCGTGATGATTGCCATGGCCATGGCCTGCAACCCCGCCATCCTCATTGCCGACGAGCCCACCACGGCCCTGGACGTAACCGTGCAGGCGCGCATGCTCCGCCTCATCGACGACCTGCGCCGGGAGCACAACACCGCCGTCATCTTCATTACCCATGACCTGGGCGTGGTAGCCGAAATTGCGGACCGGATTCTGGTGATGTATCGTGGCCGCGTGGTGGAGCAGGGAGCCGTGCTGGACATCTTCACCAACCCCCAGCACCCCTACACCAAAGGGTTGCTGGCCTGCCGGCCAAAATTATCGGTAGGCCGAAAAAGATTACCCGTTGTAGCCGATTTTATGCAGGAAACGGCCGATGGAAGCTTCATTACGACTGAAACTGCCTCAGTGCAACTGCCTATTGCTGAAACAGGTGAATCCTCTTACAACGGCGCTGAAACCACCAAAACGTTTCCCGTGGAACATTCCGTTTCACGCCCAAATGAGCCTGTTTTCGGCCTGGAAACGGCTCCTACTGCTGAATCCGGCCTGCCATTGCCCGCTGAGGCAGCCGGCGTTCCGATGGTAACAGAGCCGCAAGATATTCCCGCCAACCGCCCCGTAAGTCAGCCACCTAAAGTGGAGGTAGAGGACGTTTCAGAGCAGCCTCAATCTGGCCTTGCCGCCAACCCCGCAGCTCCAAAACCGAAGCCCTTGCTGCAGGTAGAAAATCTGAATGTGCACTTTCCCATCCGGAAGGGTTTCCTGCGCCGCAAGACGGAATACGTACGGGCCGTGGACGGGGTGAGCTTTGATATTTACCCCGGCGAAACAGTGGGTCTGGTAGGGGAGTCGGGCTGCGGCAAAACTACTCTGGGGCGCACCCTGCTGCGGCTGGTGGAACCAACCTCGGGCAGCATGCTGTTCGAAGGGGTTGATCTGGCTAAGCTGCCGGCGGGTGAGCTGCGCCGCCGGCGCCGGGAGTTTCAGATGGTGTTTCAGGACCCGTACGCGGCCCTGAACCCGATGATGACAATTGGCGAAGCCATTCTGGAGCCCATGCGCGTGCACAGCGTGGGCGGCACCCGGCAGCAACAGAAGGCCCGGGTGCTGGAGCTGCTGCGCACGGTGGGCCTGAAGGAGGAGCATTACCTGCGCTACCCGCATGAGTTCAGCGGCGGCCAGCGCCAGCGCATCTGCATTGCCCGGGCCCTGGCCCTGCAACCCAAATGCATCATCTGCGACGAAGCCGTATCTGCCCTCGACGTATCGGTGCAGGCGCAGGTGCTCAACCTGCTCAACGACCTGAAACGGGAGTTCGGCATTACCTACCTGTTCATCACCCATGACCTGTCGGTGGCCCGCTTCATGAGCGACCGGATCCTGGTGATGCGCCAGGGGCAGATTGTGGAAAGCGGCCCCGCGGCCGAGGTCTACGCCAACCCCCAGCACGAGTATACCCGCCAGCTGCTGGCTGCCATTCCCAAAGATGAGCCGGCCGATATCCGCGCCGCCGTCGCCAGCCGGGCGTAG
- the rnr gene encoding ribonuclease R → MKEKDDSAAPRAPRAKATRGDHAAAPISKDQLFRIFRDNPGKVFSYRQLSRRLGVTTKEQRDDIFSHLKALRKTGLLTLLQNDDYRLTDASALQQATEPASGRNTRKKQEDMKPRGGGRPVESEFGQDPVVHRRREAGFDFPGDEPSGARRRREHGGGAAEVITGTVALATDKYAFIISEESEQDVRVFTDRLMYAMHGDTVRVRLRGSRDGRPVGDVVEVLKRVRPEVVGRLQVQGGIGFVKPDNRKLYFDVFVPFENLQEARNGEKVLVRIIDFPEDPSRSPVGEVLRSFGPAGQNEAEINAIMAEFGLPFEFPSEVEAESETISEAIHVQEIARRRDFRDITTFTIDPADAKDFDDALSIRKLENGHWEIGVHIADVTHYVRPNTELEREAKHRATSVYLVDRVIPMLPERLSNGLCSLRPHEDKLTFSAVFELDEEGKLYDSWFGKTIIHSDRRFAYEEAQERIEGLEADYTQEIQLMNSIAKKLCAARFKQGAISFETQEVKFRLDENGKPLGVYVKERKDAHKMIEEFMLLANRKVAEFVFKLKNRKPRLTMVYRVHDAPDPDRLQNFALFAQKFGHTLDLTNPKKLSAELNDLSVEVVGKPEQNVIQTLAIRTMAKATYTTDPRGHFGLAFDHYSHFTSPIRRYPDMMAHRLLEHYLEGGKNMEVEPIEEECKHSSEREKIAANAERASIKFKQVEFMSEVIGEQFTGVVSGLTEWGMYIEIEENKCEGMVRLSDIPGDYFELDKDNYRIVGQRSKRIIQFGDELQVVVKAANLLDRTIDFELVDNRPDSVKQREQEERRNSKPRGYRPEKSGGRPGGKGGNRRR, encoded by the coding sequence ATGAAAGAAAAAGACGACTCTGCCGCCCCCCGCGCCCCTCGCGCGAAGGCGACCCGCGGTGACCACGCCGCCGCCCCGATCAGCAAAGACCAGCTGTTCCGCATCTTCCGCGACAACCCGGGCAAAGTATTTTCCTACCGCCAACTCTCCCGCCGCCTTGGCGTGACCACCAAAGAGCAGCGCGACGACATCTTCAGCCATCTGAAGGCGCTGCGCAAAACCGGCCTGCTTACGCTGCTTCAGAACGACGATTATCGTCTGACTGATGCCAGTGCCCTGCAGCAGGCTACTGAGCCCGCCAGCGGCCGGAATACGCGTAAAAAACAAGAAGACATGAAGCCCCGCGGTGGTGGCCGTCCGGTGGAATCTGAGTTCGGGCAGGACCCCGTGGTGCACCGCCGCCGCGAAGCCGGCTTCGACTTTCCCGGTGACGAGCCATCCGGTGCCCGCCGTCGGCGCGAGCATGGTGGTGGCGCTGCCGAGGTGATAACCGGCACCGTGGCCCTGGCCACCGACAAATATGCTTTCATCATCAGTGAAGAAAGCGAGCAGGACGTGCGCGTGTTCACGGACCGCTTGATGTATGCCATGCACGGCGACACGGTGCGGGTACGTCTGCGCGGCTCCCGCGACGGCCGCCCCGTGGGCGACGTGGTGGAAGTGCTCAAGCGAGTGCGCCCCGAAGTAGTGGGCCGTCTGCAGGTGCAGGGCGGTATCGGGTTTGTGAAGCCCGACAACCGCAAGCTGTACTTTGATGTGTTCGTGCCTTTCGAGAACCTGCAGGAAGCCCGCAACGGCGAGAAGGTGCTGGTGCGCATCATTGATTTCCCGGAAGACCCCAGCCGCTCGCCGGTGGGGGAAGTGCTGCGCAGCTTTGGCCCCGCCGGCCAGAACGAGGCCGAGATTAACGCCATCATGGCTGAGTTTGGGTTGCCGTTTGAGTTTCCTTCGGAGGTAGAAGCCGAGTCGGAAACTATATCGGAGGCCATTCACGTGCAGGAAATAGCCCGCCGCCGCGACTTCCGCGACATCACCACCTTCACCATTGACCCCGCCGACGCGAAGGACTTTGATGATGCCCTCTCTATCCGGAAGCTGGAAAACGGCCATTGGGAAATTGGCGTGCACATTGCCGACGTAACCCATTACGTACGCCCCAACACCGAGCTGGAGCGCGAGGCCAAGCACCGCGCCACCTCCGTGTACCTGGTAGACCGGGTAATTCCGATGCTGCCCGAGCGCCTCTCCAACGGCCTCTGCTCCCTGCGCCCCCACGAAGACAAGCTGACCTTCTCGGCCGTATTTGAGCTGGATGAAGAAGGCAAGCTCTATGATTCGTGGTTCGGCAAAACCATCATTCACTCTGACCGCCGCTTCGCCTATGAAGAGGCCCAGGAGCGGATTGAAGGGCTGGAAGCTGACTACACCCAGGAGATTCAGCTGATGAACAGCATTGCCAAAAAGCTGTGCGCGGCCCGCTTCAAGCAGGGCGCAATCAGCTTCGAAACCCAGGAGGTGAAGTTCCGCCTGGATGAGAACGGCAAGCCGTTGGGCGTATATGTGAAGGAGCGCAAAGACGCGCACAAGATGATTGAGGAGTTCATGCTGCTGGCCAACCGCAAGGTGGCGGAGTTTGTGTTCAAGCTCAAAAACCGCAAGCCGCGCCTCACCATGGTGTACCGCGTGCACGACGCCCCCGACCCGGACCGCCTGCAGAACTTCGCCCTCTTCGCCCAGAAGTTTGGCCACACGCTGGACCTCACCAACCCCAAAAAGCTGAGCGCCGAGCTCAACGATTTGTCGGTGGAAGTGGTGGGCAAGCCGGAGCAGAACGTTATTCAGACGCTGGCTATCCGCACCATGGCCAAGGCCACCTACACCACCGACCCGCGCGGCCACTTTGGCTTGGCCTTCGACCACTATTCGCACTTCACTTCGCCTATCCGCCGGTACCCCGATATGATGGCGCACCGCCTGTTGGAGCACTACCTGGAGGGCGGCAAGAACATGGAGGTGGAGCCCATTGAGGAGGAGTGCAAGCATTCCTCGGAGCGGGAGAAAATTGCCGCCAATGCCGAGCGCGCCAGCATCAAGTTCAAGCAGGTGGAGTTCATGTCCGAAGTTATCGGCGAGCAGTTCACCGGCGTGGTGTCGGGCCTCACGGAGTGGGGCATGTACATCGAAATTGAGGAGAATAAGTGCGAAGGCATGGTGCGCCTGAGCGACATTCCCGGCGACTATTTCGAGCTGGACAAAGACAACTACCGCATCGTGGGCCAGCGCAGCAAGCGCATCATCCAGTTCGGCGACGAGCTGCAGGTGGTAGTAAAAGCCGCCAACCTGCTGGACCGCACCATCGACTTCGAGCTGGTAGACAACCGTCCCGATTCCGTGAAGCAGCGGGAACAGGAAGAGCGCCGCAACAGCAAACCCCGCGGCTACCGCCCCGAGAAAAGTGGTGGCCGGCCCGGCGGTAAAGGTGGCAACCGCAGAAGGTAA